A genomic stretch from Oreochromis niloticus isolate F11D_XX linkage group LG11, O_niloticus_UMD_NMBU, whole genome shotgun sequence includes:
- the LOC100700896 gene encoding transcription factor HES-7: MGPSVAMKILHEAEESTNNRKLIKSQVEKRRRERMNRSLECLRTMLLQEPHKGSTQHRVEKAEILEHTVLFLQNTAKGDKTTGGGGDQKRSFQDGFCTCLQRAAGFLGPEGKGSELGSALDAAFAARLARSDSQPEGLQSRNFLPHAKFILRMLRQKSKLRLPARASGEKRLIRPYPLPLPLQQRFPRVPKQPQKQRESEIRAERGATKQSSSQSSPSSQTLWRPWP; encoded by the exons ATGGGACCATCGGTTGCTATGAAGATTTTACATGAAGCCGAGGAATCAACAAATAACAGAAAG TTAATAAAATCTCAGGTGGAGAAACGTCGAAGGGAGAGAATGAACCGCAGTTTGGAGTGTCTGAGGACCATGTTGCTGCAGGAGCCACATAAA GGGTCCACTCAGCACCGAGTGGAGAAAGCTGAGATACTAGAGCACACAGTCCTCTTCCTCCAGAACACTGCCAAAGGAGACAAGACTACAGGTGGAGGTGGGGACCAGAAACGCTCCTTCCAGGACGGTTTCTGCACTTGCCTGCAGAGAGCTGCGGGGTTTCTGGGCCCCGAGGGGAAAGGGTCGGAGCTCGGATCGGCGCTGGATGCAGCTTTCGCCGCACGTTTGGCCCGTTCAGACTCACAGCCCGAAGGTCTCCAAAGCAGAAACTTTTTGCCACACGCAAAGTTTATTCTGCGGATGCTGAGGCAGAAGTCTAAGCTCAGACTGCCGGCACGTGCCTCCGGGGAGAAACGTTTGATCCGACCTTACCCACTCCCACTCCCACTCCAACAAAGGTTTCCCAGAGTCCCCAAACAGCCTCAGAAACAAAGAGAGTCTGAGATCAGAGCGGAGAGAGGAGCGACCAAACAGAGCTCATCCCAGAGCTCCCCGTCCAGCCAGACATTGTGGAGACCTTGGCCCTGA